The Polyangiaceae bacterium genome includes a region encoding these proteins:
- a CDS encoding MBL fold metallo-hydrolase encodes MFGNAPRPLWQRWIEPDDKNRIPLACRAALVREDSGKTLLLETGIGAFFEPKLRERYGVVEERHVLLENLSALGVEHTDVDVVVLSHLHFDHAGGLFAPWRPDASLELLFPKATFVVGAEAWQRAKTPHPRDRASFIPELVPLLEESGRLEVVEGATSRALGPDYRLHFSSGHTPGLMLTEIPAADGPIVFAADLVPGAAWVHLPITMGYDRFPELLIEEKTQLFADLLARRGRLFFTHDPKVALARLARDDRGRYHTAQPTEHVQALPC; translated from the coding sequence ATGTTCGGCAACGCGCCGCGGCCGCTGTGGCAGCGCTGGATCGAACCGGACGACAAGAACCGCATCCCGCTCGCCTGCCGCGCCGCTCTGGTGCGCGAAGACTCGGGCAAGACGCTGCTGCTCGAGACCGGCATCGGCGCGTTCTTCGAGCCCAAGCTGCGAGAACGCTACGGCGTGGTGGAAGAGCGTCACGTGCTGCTCGAGAACCTGTCCGCCCTCGGCGTGGAGCACACGGACGTGGACGTGGTCGTGCTCTCGCACCTGCACTTCGATCACGCCGGCGGCCTGTTCGCGCCTTGGCGCCCGGATGCCTCCCTCGAGCTGCTGTTTCCGAAAGCCACCTTCGTGGTCGGCGCCGAAGCCTGGCAACGCGCGAAGACGCCCCACCCGCGAGATCGCGCCTCGTTCATCCCGGAGCTCGTCCCGCTGCTCGAAGAGAGCGGTCGTCTCGAGGTCGTCGAGGGGGCCACCTCTCGCGCTTTGGGACCGGACTATCGCCTTCACTTCTCCTCCGGCCACACGCCGGGGTTGATGCTCACGGAGATCCCCGCCGCTGACGGTCCCATCGTGTTCGCCGCGGATCTGGTGCCGGGCGCCGCCTGGGTGCACCTGCCCATCACCATGGGCTACGACCGCTTCCCCGAGCTGCTCATCGAAGAGAAGACGCAGCTGTTCGCTGATCTCCTCGCGCGCCGCGGCCGTCTGTTCTTCACTCACGACCCCAAGGTCGCCCTCGCTCGCCTCGCTCGCGACGATCGCGGCCGCTACCATACGGCACAGCCCACCGAGCACGTCCAAGCGTTGCCCTGTTAG
- a CDS encoding cob(I)yrinic acid a,c-diamide adenosyltransferase, with the protein MKLYTRTGDGGSTGLFGGQRVGKDDPRVEAYGTVDETNAVIGAARAIGLPESVDAVLARVQEDLFTLGAELACAPGKEDKLGMTPVSNEDVSRLERSIDSAEEGLAPLTTFVLPGGSAAAAALHHARTVCRRAERRTLAARHATAIRDEVVVYLNRLSDLLFALARRANHEAGIPDVPWSPRGV; encoded by the coding sequence ATGAAGCTCTACACGCGGACGGGAGACGGCGGCTCCACGGGGCTCTTCGGTGGACAGCGCGTCGGTAAGGACGACCCTCGCGTGGAAGCCTACGGAACGGTGGACGAGACGAACGCCGTGATCGGCGCCGCGCGCGCGATTGGGCTGCCGGAGTCCGTGGATGCCGTGCTCGCACGCGTGCAAGAAGATCTGTTCACGCTCGGAGCAGAGCTCGCGTGCGCGCCGGGCAAGGAAGACAAGCTCGGGATGACGCCCGTATCCAACGAAGACGTGTCTCGCCTGGAGCGTTCCATCGATTCCGCGGAAGAGGGCCTCGCGCCGCTGACGACCTTCGTGCTTCCGGGAGGCAGCGCGGCGGCCGCAGCCTTGCACCATGCGCGCACCGTGTGTCGCCGCGCGGAACGCCGCACCCTCGCCGCTCGCCACGCGACGGCGATCCGCGACGAGGTCGTGGTCTATCTGAATCGCTTGAGCGATCTGCTGTTCGCTCTCGCGCGACGCGCGAACCACGAAGCGGGCATCCCCGACGTCCCCTGGTCGCCAAGAGGGGTTTGA
- a CDS encoding CarD family transcriptional regulator: protein MAVHPAHGVGEVVEIEQRELGGRPSTCFVLKIIDSGLKVMVPTDAAERVGLRPVMKKREADKIIDILKAPEVAVDVQPWNRRFRAYTEMLKSGLPGEIAKVLRDMYRLKFDKDLSFGERRLLDQAKSLLIQELALAKKVSRASIETQIQEIFSA from the coding sequence ATGGCCGTCCATCCCGCTCACGGCGTGGGCGAGGTGGTGGAAATCGAGCAGCGGGAGCTCGGCGGTCGGCCCAGCACCTGTTTCGTCCTCAAGATCATCGACTCCGGCCTCAAGGTGATGGTCCCGACGGATGCCGCGGAGCGCGTGGGCCTCCGCCCCGTGATGAAGAAGCGGGAAGCCGACAAGATCATCGACATCCTCAAGGCCCCCGAGGTCGCCGTGGACGTTCAGCCCTGGAACCGACGGTTCCGGGCCTACACGGAGATGCTGAAGAGCGGTCTCCCCGGCGAGATCGCAAAGGTTTTGCGGGACATGTACCGGCTCAAGTTCGACAAGGACCTCTCTTTCGGGGAGCGCCGCCTGCTCGACCAGGCCAAGAGCCTGCTGATCCAGGAGCTGGCCCTCGCCAAGAAGGTGAGCCGCGCCAGCATCGAGACCCAGATCCAAGAGATCTTCTCCGCCTGA
- a CDS encoding tyrosine--tRNA ligase gives MIDPKQQIVELTRGVVDVHQRDELLERLESGRPLCIKAGFDPTRPDLHIGHTVLLQKMRQFQDLGHRCVFLVGDFTAMVGDPTGENEMRPRLTREQVLASAKTYQDQAFKVLDRDKTEVRYNSEWLASMALDQVIDLAAKRTVARTLERRDFRERMEQHRDIYLHEFLYPLLQGYDSVALDADVELGGTDQLFNLMVGRDLMQRYGKPPQIVMTTPILEGIDARIEEGRVVGKKMSKSADNYIGLTEAPVEIYRKCMQIGDDVIWRFYELLSAKTTAQIAELRTNEDPLAAKAAFGIEMVTRFWSSDDAAEARRTFEATYLGHGVPDDVPEVSVAPDGDGIQLAKAIAQAGLTKSGGEARRLITQGGVEVEGERVTDGFYQLATGGPYLVRIGSKKRRFCRILVK, from the coding sequence GTGATCGACCCCAAGCAGCAGATCGTCGAGCTCACTCGCGGCGTCGTTGACGTTCATCAGCGCGACGAGCTCCTCGAGCGTTTGGAGAGCGGACGGCCCCTGTGCATCAAGGCGGGCTTCGACCCCACGCGTCCGGACTTGCACATCGGCCACACGGTGCTGCTCCAAAAGATGAGACAGTTCCAGGACCTCGGGCACCGCTGCGTGTTCCTGGTGGGCGACTTCACGGCGATGGTCGGGGACCCCACGGGGGAGAACGAAATGCGACCCCGGCTGACCCGGGAGCAGGTGCTGGCTTCGGCCAAGACCTATCAGGATCAGGCCTTCAAAGTGCTGGATCGGGACAAGACCGAGGTCCGCTACAACAGCGAGTGGCTAGCCTCGATGGCACTGGATCAGGTCATCGACCTCGCCGCCAAGCGCACCGTGGCGCGTACCCTCGAGCGACGCGACTTCCGTGAGCGCATGGAGCAGCATCGGGACATCTATCTACACGAATTTCTTTACCCATTGCTCCAGGGCTATGACTCCGTCGCGCTCGATGCGGACGTGGAGCTGGGGGGTACGGATCAGCTCTTCAACCTGATGGTCGGGCGGGATCTGATGCAGCGCTATGGCAAGCCGCCCCAGATCGTGATGACGACCCCAATCTTGGAGGGCATCGACGCGCGCATCGAAGAAGGGCGGGTCGTGGGCAAGAAGATGAGCAAGTCCGCTGACAACTACATCGGACTCACCGAGGCGCCGGTCGAGATCTACCGCAAGTGCATGCAGATCGGGGACGACGTGATCTGGCGCTTTTACGAGCTTCTCTCGGCCAAGACGACCGCTCAGATCGCAGAGCTGCGAACGAACGAAGATCCCCTCGCCGCCAAGGCGGCGTTCGGGATCGAGATGGTCACGCGCTTCTGGAGCTCGGATGACGCAGCGGAAGCTCGACGAACCTTCGAGGCGACCTACTTGGGCCACGGCGTTCCGGATGACGTACCGGAAGTGAGCGTCGCCCCGGATGGGGACGGCATCCAGCTGGCCAAAGCCATCGCCCAGGCGGGACTGACCAAGTCCGGGGGGGAGGCTCGACGGCTGATCACCCAGGGCGGGGTGGAGGTCGAGGGCGAACGGGTGACGGACGGCTTCTACCAGCTGGCCACCGGCGGTCCGTACTTGGTGCGTATCGGCTCGAAAAAGCGACGCTTTTGCCGAATCTTGGTGAAGTGA
- a CDS encoding integration host factor subunit beta has product MTKSELIEAIAARGELTKARAEQVVNCVFDAMTEALQRGEGIEIRGFGSFTVRPYKPYDGRNPRTGQPVPVPAKRLPFFKVGKELKELVNNSRHSSVLTDDGDDDDDNDD; this is encoded by the coding sequence ATGACCAAGAGCGAGCTCATCGAAGCCATCGCGGCCCGTGGGGAGCTCACCAAGGCTCGCGCGGAGCAGGTCGTCAATTGCGTGTTCGACGCGATGACGGAAGCGCTCCAACGTGGCGAAGGCATTGAAATCCGTGGCTTCGGCAGCTTCACGGTGCGGCCCTACAAGCCCTACGACGGTCGCAACCCGAGGACCGGCCAGCCCGTTCCCGTGCCCGCCAAGCGCTTGCCCTTCTTCAAGGTGGGCAAGGAGCTGAAGGAGCTGGTGAACAACAGCCGCCACTCCAGCGTCCTCACGGACGATGGCGACGACGACGACGACAACGACGACTGA
- a CDS encoding HAMP domain-containing histidine kinase, which yields MSDRTRRERLLTFLLVPIIVVAVVVLLVVTFRNSFQLEKLREQSVVEATLTLANEKSDRLDKRIIEQDNAVLSLVDLDDRFRFGTDWLAVAARQTPTVRGVLLLDMSTPAHDVVAFASRAPAPEAEAFRRLLVGSVVPDLELGTEPRSQLRHLHKSYGGQSYLLSYWQREVSGRRYLLVAWHDVPRIVHDLFPTLYSERDRHSRVNVVDTEGRIVYGPPLSRGGFTIGRRFETTLYKWRLNVTLISAEELTAAVARRRALELALVGLSWLVVIAGLTVVLVAAGRERKLSNLKSDFVANVSHELKTPLSLVRMFGELLQSGRVDSNEKRQQYLEIIVSESERLGVLIENVLDFAKVERGKAAYDFTTADVGDVVARAVEACRVRSQRDKVDLVLDVSEGIPNAELDERAIEIAIINLVDNALKYAPDSDRVVISARESEGFAEIRVTDRGPGIAAEDRKRIFERFVRGKTALNKQVRGSGIGLALVKHIAEAHGGRAWVEAVAPHGSAFVLTIRLGDPSSRPAFSAREATA from the coding sequence ATGAGCGATCGGACGCGACGCGAGCGCCTGCTCACGTTCCTCCTCGTCCCCATCATCGTGGTGGCGGTCGTGGTGCTGCTCGTGGTCACTTTCCGCAACAGCTTCCAGCTCGAGAAGCTCCGGGAGCAGTCCGTGGTGGAAGCCACGTTGACGCTCGCTAACGAGAAGTCGGATCGCCTCGACAAACGCATCATCGAACAAGACAACGCCGTCTTGTCGCTCGTGGATCTCGACGATCGTTTCCGCTTCGGGACCGACTGGCTGGCGGTCGCCGCGCGCCAGACGCCCACCGTGCGCGGTGTGCTGTTGCTCGACATGTCCACACCCGCGCATGACGTCGTAGCCTTCGCGTCCCGCGCACCGGCGCCGGAGGCGGAGGCCTTTCGGCGACTGCTGGTCGGCTCCGTGGTGCCGGATCTGGAGCTCGGCACCGAGCCGCGCAGCCAGCTCCGCCACCTGCACAAGAGCTACGGCGGCCAGAGCTACTTGCTCAGCTACTGGCAGCGCGAGGTGAGCGGTCGTCGCTACTTGCTGGTGGCGTGGCACGACGTACCGCGCATCGTGCACGACTTGTTCCCCACGCTCTACTCCGAGCGCGATCGCCACAGCCGCGTGAACGTGGTGGATACCGAAGGGCGCATCGTGTACGGACCGCCGCTGAGCCGCGGTGGCTTCACCATCGGGCGTCGGTTCGAGACGACCCTCTACAAGTGGCGTCTCAACGTCACCCTGATCTCCGCCGAGGAGCTCACGGCCGCGGTAGCGCGGCGCCGCGCGCTGGAGCTGGCCCTCGTGGGGCTGTCGTGGCTGGTGGTGATCGCGGGGCTCACCGTGGTGCTCGTGGCCGCGGGGCGCGAGCGCAAGCTCTCCAACCTGAAGAGCGACTTCGTCGCCAACGTCTCCCACGAGCTGAAGACACCGCTTTCGTTGGTGCGCATGTTCGGCGAGCTGCTCCAGAGCGGCCGGGTGGACAGCAACGAGAAGCGGCAGCAGTACCTGGAGATCATCGTTTCAGAGAGCGAACGTCTCGGCGTGCTCATCGAAAATGTGTTGGATTTCGCCAAGGTAGAGCGAGGCAAGGCCGCCTATGACTTCACCACCGCGGATGTGGGGGACGTGGTGGCGCGCGCCGTGGAGGCCTGTCGCGTCCGTTCCCAGCGGGACAAGGTGGATCTGGTGCTCGACGTCTCCGAGGGCATCCCCAACGCAGAGCTCGACGAGCGCGCGATCGAGATCGCGATCATCAACCTGGTCGACAACGCCCTCAAGTACGCGCCCGATAGCGACCGCGTCGTGATCAGCGCTCGCGAGAGTGAAGGTTTCGCGGAGATCCGCGTTACGGATCGTGGTCCGGGCATCGCCGCGGAGGACCGCAAGCGCATCTTCGAGCGCTTCGTGCGCGGCAAGACCGCTCTGAACAAGCAGGTGCGGGGTAGCGGGATTGGCCTCGCGCTGGTCAAGCACATCGCCGAAGCCCATGGTGGCCGAGCCTGGGTGGAAGCGGTGGCGCCGCACGGCAGTGCTTTCGTGCTCACCATTCGACTTGGAGATCCGTCGTCGCGCCCCGCGTTTTCCGCGCGAGAAGCGACGGCGTGA